One genomic segment of Pseudonocardia sp. T1-2H includes these proteins:
- a CDS encoding acetyl/propionyl/methylcrotonyl-CoA carboxylase subunit alpha, translating to MFSTVMVANRGEIAVRVIRTLRALGIRSVAVYSDADASAPHVTAADVAVRLGPAAAAESYLSIDRVIEAARATGAEAIHPGYGFLSENTAFAAACEAAGIVFVGPPASAIEAMGDKIRAKQTVAKAGVPVVPGSDGAGLSDADLALAVEEIGFPVLLKPSAGGGGKGMREVHSADALADALASARREARGSFGDDTLLVERLVTTPRHIEIQVMADAHGNVVHLGERECSLQRRHQKIVEEAPSPLLTPEQREAMGAAACEAARACGYTGAGTVEFIVGADRPDEFFFMEMNTRLQVEHPVTEMVTGLDLVELQLRVAAGEPLPLTQGDVQLRGHAVEARVYAEDPAAGFLPTGGRILALDEPAGPGIRVDSGIVEGGTVGSDYDPMLSKVIAHGADRAEALRRLDAALGNTVLLGLGTNIGFLRGLLADDDVRAGNLDTGLVGRRVDDLASADLPEDVLGVATGCALLRLEPHGEIVDPFDVPGGWRLGGPAWVTRKLVASGHDAVEVRVRGRAPDAEISLDGGESVRTSTRLVSGKPRSSEVSHAQAGVSRHYVTARGEDGVLWIGRDGYSWAVREQEPLEAAMADVAGGGGPVLSPMPGTVTVVEVIEGQEVTAGQKLVVVEAMKMEHVLTAPVDGVVRELRARAGGTVAKDATLLIIETPEEN from the coding sequence ATGTTCTCGACGGTGATGGTCGCGAACCGTGGGGAGATCGCGGTCCGGGTGATCCGGACGCTGCGCGCCCTCGGGATCCGCTCGGTGGCGGTGTACTCCGACGCCGATGCCTCCGCCCCGCACGTCACCGCGGCGGACGTCGCCGTGCGGCTCGGGCCCGCGGCGGCGGCGGAGAGCTACCTCTCGATCGACCGCGTCATCGAGGCCGCGCGCGCCACCGGCGCCGAGGCGATCCACCCGGGCTACGGGTTCCTGTCGGAGAACACCGCGTTCGCCGCGGCGTGCGAGGCCGCGGGGATCGTGTTCGTCGGGCCGCCGGCGTCCGCGATCGAGGCGATGGGCGACAAGATCCGCGCCAAGCAGACCGTGGCGAAGGCCGGCGTCCCGGTCGTCCCGGGCTCGGACGGCGCCGGGCTCTCCGACGCCGACCTGGCCCTCGCCGTCGAGGAGATCGGGTTCCCGGTGCTGCTCAAGCCGTCCGCGGGCGGCGGCGGCAAGGGGATGCGCGAGGTCCACTCGGCCGACGCGCTCGCCGACGCGCTCGCGAGCGCCCGGCGGGAGGCGCGCGGGTCCTTCGGGGACGACACCCTGCTCGTCGAACGCCTGGTGACGACGCCGCGGCACATCGAGATCCAGGTCATGGCCGACGCGCACGGGAACGTGGTGCACCTGGGCGAGCGGGAGTGCTCGCTGCAGCGGCGGCACCAGAAGATCGTCGAGGAGGCGCCGTCGCCCCTGCTCACGCCCGAGCAACGGGAGGCGATGGGGGCGGCGGCCTGCGAGGCCGCCCGGGCCTGCGGCTACACCGGCGCCGGGACCGTCGAGTTCATCGTCGGCGCGGACCGGCCGGACGAGTTCTTCTTCATGGAGATGAACACGCGCCTGCAGGTCGAGCACCCGGTGACGGAGATGGTGACCGGGCTGGACCTCGTCGAGCTGCAGCTCCGGGTCGCCGCGGGGGAGCCGCTGCCGCTCACGCAGGGGGACGTGCAGTTGCGCGGCCACGCCGTCGAGGCGCGGGTCTACGCGGAGGACCCGGCCGCGGGCTTCCTCCCGACCGGCGGCCGGATCCTCGCCCTGGACGAGCCGGCGGGGCCGGGGATCCGGGTGGACTCCGGGATCGTCGAGGGCGGGACGGTCGGGTCGGACTACGACCCGATGCTGTCCAAGGTGATCGCGCACGGGGCGGACCGGGCGGAGGCCCTGCGCCGGCTCGACGCCGCGCTGGGGAACACCGTGCTGCTCGGGCTCGGGACGAACATCGGCTTCCTGCGCGGGTTGCTGGCGGACGACGACGTCCGCGCCGGGAACCTGGACACCGGCCTCGTCGGCCGCCGCGTCGACGACCTGGCGTCGGCGGACCTCCCGGAGGACGTCCTGGGCGTCGCGACCGGCTGCGCCCTGCTCCGCCTCGAGCCCCACGGCGAGATCGTCGATCCCTTCGACGTCCCCGGCGGCTGGCGGCTCGGCGGCCCCGCGTGGGTCACGCGCAAACTCGTCGCGTCCGGCCACGACGCCGTCGAGGTCCGTGTCCGCGGCCGGGCGCCGGACGCCGAGATCTCCCTCGACGGAGGCGAGAGTGTCCGCACGTCGACCCGCCTCGTGAGTGGGAAACCTCGTTCTAGCGAGGTTTCCCACGCACAGGCCGGCGTCAGCCGGCACTACGTCACGGCGCGGGGTGAGGACGGCGTCCTGTGGATCGGCCGGGACGGGTACTCCTGGGCGGTGCGGGAGCAGGAGCCGCTCGAGGCCGCGATGGCCGACGTCGCGGGCGGCGGCGGGCCGGTGCTCTCGCCGATGCCCGGCACCGTGACCGTCGTCGAGGTCATTGAGGGCCAGGAGGTGACGGCCGGGCAGAAGCTCGTCGTCGTCGAGGCCATGAAGATGGAGCACGTGCTCACCGCGCCGGTCGACGGCGTGGTCCGCGAGCTGCGCGCGCGGGCCGGCGGCACGGTCGCCAAGGACGCCACGCTGCTGATCATCGAGACACCCGAGGAGAACTGA
- a CDS encoding carboxyl transferase domain-containing protein: MPDTRTEAPRLRSAVDPGDERFAANAESHRSLVADLNARLAVARLGGPEKSRARHVERGKLLPRDRVDDLVDPSSPFLELSPMAANGMYGDEAPGAGIITGVGRVAGRECVIVANDATVKGGTYYPMTVKKHLRAQEVALHNRLPCVYLVDSGGAFLPQQDDVFPDREHFGRIFYNQAQMSGLGIPQIAAVLGSCTAGGAYVPAMSDEAVIVRNQGTIFLGGPPLVKAATGEVVTAEELGGGDLHSKVSGVTDHLANDDAHALQIVRSIVGTLGPRAPRPWDVVPTEEPAVDPAELYGAVPTDSRTPYDVREVIARVVDGSRFHEFKSEYGTTLVTGFAHIHGHPVGIVANNGILFSESAVKGAHFIELCDQRGIPLVFLQNISGFMVGREYEAGGIAKNGAKMVTAVASTRVPKLTVVIGGSFGAGNYSMCGRAYSPRFLFMWPNARISVMGGEQAATVLAAVRSPRDETPEEEFKDKIRAQYEHQGHPYYSTARIWDDGVIDPADTRTVLGLALSTAANAPLADPAFGVFRM, encoded by the coding sequence ATGCCGGACACCCGAACCGAGGCACCGCGGCTGCGCAGCGCGGTGGACCCGGGCGACGAGCGGTTCGCGGCCAACGCGGAGTCGCACCGCTCCCTGGTCGCGGACCTGAACGCGCGCCTGGCGGTCGCCCGCCTCGGCGGGCCGGAGAAGTCCCGCGCCCGGCACGTCGAGCGCGGGAAGCTGCTGCCGCGGGACCGGGTGGACGACCTGGTCGACCCGTCGTCGCCGTTCCTGGAGCTGTCCCCGATGGCGGCGAACGGCATGTACGGCGACGAGGCCCCGGGCGCCGGGATCATCACCGGGGTCGGGCGGGTGGCCGGGCGCGAGTGCGTGATCGTCGCCAACGACGCCACGGTCAAGGGCGGCACCTACTACCCGATGACGGTGAAGAAGCACCTCCGCGCGCAGGAGGTGGCGCTGCACAACCGGCTGCCGTGTGTCTACCTGGTGGACTCCGGTGGCGCGTTCCTGCCGCAGCAGGACGACGTCTTCCCGGACCGCGAGCACTTCGGCCGGATCTTCTACAACCAGGCGCAGATGTCCGGGCTGGGCATCCCGCAGATCGCCGCCGTGCTGGGCTCGTGCACCGCGGGGGGTGCGTACGTGCCGGCGATGAGCGACGAGGCGGTGATCGTCCGGAACCAGGGGACGATCTTCCTCGGCGGGCCGCCGCTGGTGAAGGCCGCGACCGGCGAGGTCGTCACCGCGGAGGAGCTGGGCGGCGGGGACCTGCACTCCAAGGTCTCCGGCGTCACCGACCATCTCGCGAACGACGACGCGCACGCGTTGCAGATCGTCCGGTCGATCGTCGGGACGCTCGGGCCGCGCGCTCCCCGGCCGTGGGACGTCGTGCCGACCGAGGAGCCGGCGGTGGACCCGGCCGAGCTCTACGGGGCGGTGCCGACGGACTCCCGGACCCCCTACGACGTGCGCGAGGTGATCGCCCGCGTCGTCGACGGGTCGCGGTTCCACGAGTTCAAGTCCGAGTACGGGACGACGCTGGTCACCGGGTTCGCGCACATCCACGGGCACCCCGTGGGGATCGTCGCGAACAACGGGATCCTGTTCTCCGAGTCCGCGGTCAAGGGCGCCCACTTCATCGAGCTGTGCGACCAGCGCGGCATCCCGCTGGTGTTCCTGCAGAACATCTCCGGGTTCATGGTCGGTCGGGAGTACGAAGCCGGCGGGATCGCGAAGAACGGCGCCAAGATGGTGACGGCCGTGGCGTCCACCCGGGTGCCGAAGCTGACCGTCGTCATCGGGGGGTCCTTCGGGGCGGGGAACTACTCGATGTGCGGGCGGGCGTACTCCCCGCGGTTCCTGTTCATGTGGCCCAACGCACGGATCTCGGTGATGGGTGGGGAGCAGGCCGCGACGGTGCTGGCCGCCGTGCGCTCGCCGCGGGACGAGACGCCCGAGGAGGAGTTCAAGGACAAGATCCGGGCGCAGTACGAGCACCAGGGTCACCCGTACTACTCCACGGCCCGGATCTGGGACGACGGCGTCATCGACCCCGCCGACACCCGGACCGTCCTCGGGCTCGCCCTGTCCACCGCCGCCAACGCGCCCCTCGCCGACCCGGCGTTCGGCGTCTTCCGGATGTGA
- the surE gene encoding 5'/3'-nucleotidase SurE: MTTPPRVLITNDDGIDSPGLWTLARGARDAGFDVVVAAPHTNASGVGASILSVSDRHRTAVHPRTLPGLDGIPAFAVQGHPAFIVHAAGHGWLDPLPDLVLSGINLGANTGHAVIHSGTVGAILTGALHGLSGLAVSLDSGLSEPEEPHWETVLHVLPEVLGMLTSMPAATLLSLNVPDRPADELGPLREATLSSFGAVQVRVDHTPAVDDGPGSLLTTISEPDGIHDPDSDVALLAQGHPTLTELSLVEARPGLLSQRSVTRSA; this comes from the coding sequence GTGACCACTCCCCCGCGTGTCCTGATCACGAACGACGACGGGATCGACTCCCCGGGCCTGTGGACGCTGGCGCGGGGCGCCCGGGATGCCGGGTTCGACGTCGTCGTGGCCGCGCCGCACACCAACGCCAGCGGGGTGGGCGCCTCGATCCTCTCCGTGTCCGACCGGCACCGCACCGCCGTCCATCCGCGGACGCTGCCTGGGCTCGACGGGATCCCCGCGTTCGCGGTGCAGGGGCATCCGGCGTTCATCGTGCACGCGGCCGGGCACGGCTGGCTGGACCCGCTGCCGGATCTCGTGCTCTCCGGGATCAACCTCGGCGCGAACACCGGGCACGCGGTGATCCACTCGGGGACGGTCGGCGCGATCCTCACGGGCGCGCTGCACGGCTTGAGCGGCCTGGCGGTCTCGCTGGACAGCGGGCTGAGCGAGCCGGAGGAGCCGCACTGGGAGACGGTGCTGCACGTGCTCCCGGAGGTGCTCGGGATGCTGACCTCGATGCCCGCGGCGACGCTGCTCTCGCTGAACGTCCCGGACCGGCCGGCGGACGAGCTGGGGCCGCTACGGGAGGCCACGCTGTCGTCGTTCGGGGCCGTGCAGGTCCGGGTGGATCACACCCCGGCTGTCGACGACGGCCCGGGCAGCCTGCTCACGACGATCTCCGAACCGGACGGCATCCACGACCCGGACTCGGACGTCGCGTTGCTCGCTCAGGGTCACCCCACGCTGACCGAACTGTCCCTGGTGGAGGCGAGACCGGGCCTGCTCTCGCAACGCTCCGTCACGCGTTCCGCCTGA
- a CDS encoding GNAT family N-acetyltransferase: MTTATQAGQVESLKVRSMIEADLTDADRIMRTAFGTFLGMPDPMAFLGDGDYVRSRWAVAPQAALTAEIDGRLVGSTFATRWGSVGFFGPLTVDPPLWDRGVARRLMDGTMEIMDAWRLTHAGLFTFSHSPKHLGLYERYGFRPRFLTVVLAAPAAPAAHRSGWSTFDSDPDPSARLAECASLTDTIYPGLDVSREVVACHTLGLGDTVLLDDGSGFAICHVGAGSEAGTGVCFVKFAAARTGAPDSFARLLDACEAFATTRGAGRVVAGVSTARRAAYRMLGERGYRADLIGVAMHRPDEPGYHRPDALVVDDWR, encoded by the coding sequence ATGACGACTGCCACGCAGGCCGGCCAGGTCGAGAGCCTCAAGGTGCGGTCGATGATCGAGGCCGACCTGACGGATGCCGACCGGATCATGCGGACGGCGTTCGGGACGTTCCTGGGAATGCCGGACCCGATGGCGTTCCTCGGCGACGGCGACTACGTCCGCAGCCGCTGGGCCGTCGCGCCGCAGGCCGCGCTGACCGCGGAGATCGACGGCCGGCTCGTCGGGTCCACCTTCGCCACCAGGTGGGGCAGCGTCGGGTTCTTCGGGCCGCTGACCGTCGACCCTCCGCTCTGGGACCGGGGTGTGGCGCGGCGTCTGATGGACGGCACCATGGAGATCATGGACGCGTGGAGGCTCACCCACGCAGGCCTGTTCACCTTCAGCCACAGCCCCAAGCACCTGGGCCTCTACGAGCGCTACGGCTTCCGGCCGCGATTCCTCACCGTCGTGCTGGCCGCACCGGCCGCGCCGGCCGCACACCGGTCCGGATGGTCGACCTTCGACTCCGATCCCGACCCGAGCGCCAGGCTGGCCGAGTGCGCGTCGCTCACCGACACCATCTACCCCGGCCTCGACGTCAGCCGGGAGGTGGTGGCCTGCCACACGCTGGGCCTCGGCGACACGGTCCTCCTCGACGACGGCTCGGGCTTCGCGATCTGCCACGTCGGCGCCGGAAGCGAGGCGGGCACCGGGGTCTGCTTCGTCAAGTTCGCCGCCGCCCGGACGGGGGCGCCGGACTCGTTCGCCCGGCTTCTCGACGCCTGCGAGGCGTTCGCCACCACGCGAGGAGCGGGCCGTGTGGTGGCCGGGGTGAGCACCGCCCGGCGTGCCGCCTACCGGATGCTCGGCGAGCGCGGCTACCGCGCGGACCTGATCGGGGTCGCCATGCATCGCCCGGACGAGCCCGGCTACCACCGGCCGGACGCCCTGGTGGTCGACGACTGGCGCTGA
- a CDS encoding acyl-CoA dehydrogenase family protein gives MDLDLSEEHAALRATVEDFAQKEVAPVIGDLYEREEFPYELVRKMGAMGLFGLPVSEEFGGMGGDYFALCLALEELARVDSSVAITLEAGVSLGAMPVYRFGSDEQKAQWLPQLAAGEKLGAFGLTEAGGGSDAGATRTTARLDGDEWVINGSKCFITNSGTDITEIVTVTAVTGGTDEKKEISAIVVPSGTPGFTVAKPYSKVGWCSSDTHELFFDDVRVPAANLLGARGRGYAQFLSILDEGRVAIAALSVGLAQGCVDESLRYAHERQAFGSPIGKYQAIQFKIADMEVRAHTARLAYYAAAAKMLKGEPFKKEAAIAKLVSSNAAMDNARDATQIFGGYGFMNEYPVGRFYRDAKILEVGEGTSEVQRMLIARQLGL, from the coding sequence ATGGACCTCGACCTGAGCGAGGAGCACGCCGCCCTGCGGGCCACCGTCGAGGACTTCGCGCAGAAGGAGGTCGCCCCGGTCATCGGGGACCTCTACGAGCGCGAGGAGTTCCCGTACGAGCTCGTGCGCAAGATGGGCGCGATGGGCCTGTTCGGCCTGCCCGTCAGCGAGGAGTTCGGCGGCATGGGCGGGGACTACTTCGCCCTCTGCCTCGCCCTGGAGGAGCTCGCGCGCGTCGACTCGTCCGTCGCGATCACCCTCGAGGCCGGGGTGTCGCTCGGCGCGATGCCGGTCTACCGCTTCGGCTCCGACGAGCAGAAGGCGCAGTGGCTGCCGCAGCTCGCGGCCGGGGAGAAGCTCGGCGCCTTCGGTCTGACCGAGGCCGGCGGCGGGTCCGACGCCGGCGCCACCCGCACCACCGCCCGCCTCGACGGCGACGAGTGGGTGATCAACGGGTCCAAGTGCTTCATCACGAACTCCGGCACGGACATCACCGAGATCGTCACGGTCACCGCCGTCACGGGAGGGACGGACGAGAAGAAGGAGATCTCCGCGATCGTCGTCCCGTCCGGCACGCCCGGGTTCACCGTGGCGAAGCCGTACTCGAAGGTCGGCTGGTGCTCCTCGGACACCCACGAGCTCTTCTTCGACGACGTCCGCGTCCCCGCCGCGAACCTGCTCGGTGCCCGGGGCCGGGGCTACGCGCAGTTCCTCTCGATCCTCGACGAGGGCCGCGTCGCGATCGCGGCCCTGTCCGTCGGGCTCGCCCAGGGCTGCGTCGACGAGTCCCTGCGCTACGCCCACGAGCGGCAGGCCTTCGGCAGCCCGATCGGCAAGTACCAGGCGATCCAGTTCAAGATCGCGGACATGGAGGTCCGGGCGCACACCGCGCGGCTGGCCTACTACGCCGCAGCGGCGAAGATGCTCAAGGGCGAGCCGTTCAAGAAGGAGGCGGCCATCGCGAAGCTGGTGTCCTCCAACGCCGCGATGGACAACGCCCGGGACGCCACGCAGATCTTCGGCGGCTACGGCTTCATGAACGAGTACCCCGTCGGGCGCTTCTACCGGGACGCGAAGATCCTGGAGGTCGGTGAGGGCACGTCGGAGGTCCAGCGGATGCTGATCGCCCGCCAGCTCGGCCTCTAG